In a genomic window of Nostoc sp. UHCC 0870:
- a CDS encoding IS66 family transposase encodes MTQKLDSSKKLGEEILQTIEPKGIADESMRRTVEILLNLIEQLQAEVKELRDENQQLKDENNRLKGEKGQPDIKSSKKGFANNHSSEKERQTLKKHNKGSKKATVKINREQILEYPQDKLPADAEFKGYQEVIIQDITLGTDNVLFRKEKYYSPSVGKTYLAELPCGYEGEFGPGIKALVMSLYYGGNMTQGKLLEFLEDIGISISAGYLSNLLIKNHTDFESEKDEVYASGLESSPWQNFDQTGARVGGVNYTTNVVCNPFYTIYLTTAKKDRLSVVKVLQNATELELILNQLTDNLVETFQIPTKWKNALKLLPQETVLSEAEFNTLLDTYLPKLGSQHRTRIIEAAAIAFYHQQTDWPVVQTLVCDDAPQFKLLTDNIALCWVHEGRHYKKLTPYVACHQKALDKFLDDFWDYYRDLLAYKDAPSQQMAEKLRSEFWKLFDTQTGYQQLDERKQLTLLKISELLLVLEHPELPLHNNPAELAARTMVQRRNISYATQTLEGTQAWDTFMSLVATTRKLGISFFEYIRDRISQVGNIPSLATIIQEKSALNPFGFSLMTEELLTPEY; translated from the coding sequence ATGACGCAAAAGCTAGATTCGAGTAAAAAATTGGGAGAAGAGATACTGCAAACCATCGAGCCAAAAGGAATTGCAGATGAATCAATGCGTCGGACAGTAGAAATATTACTGAACCTAATAGAGCAATTGCAAGCAGAAGTCAAAGAATTACGAGATGAAAATCAACAGTTAAAAGATGAAAACAACCGCCTGAAAGGAGAAAAAGGTCAACCAGACATCAAAAGCAGCAAGAAAGGATTTGCCAACAATCACTCATCAGAAAAAGAACGACAGACTCTAAAAAAGCACAACAAAGGCAGTAAGAAAGCGACAGTTAAAATAAATAGAGAACAAATATTGGAATATCCCCAGGACAAACTGCCAGCAGACGCAGAGTTTAAAGGCTATCAAGAAGTAATCATCCAAGACATCACCTTGGGAACGGACAACGTATTATTCCGTAAAGAGAAATACTACTCACCTTCAGTGGGAAAAACCTATTTAGCAGAACTGCCTTGCGGTTACGAAGGAGAATTCGGTCCGGGAATAAAAGCTTTGGTGATGAGCCTATACTATGGGGGCAACATGACCCAAGGCAAATTATTAGAGTTTTTAGAAGATATTGGGATATCCATATCAGCCGGATATTTATCGAACCTACTGATTAAAAACCACACTGATTTTGAAAGCGAGAAAGATGAAGTATATGCGTCGGGACTAGAGAGCAGTCCTTGGCAAAACTTCGACCAAACTGGTGCGCGGGTGGGTGGGGTGAACTATACCACTAATGTAGTCTGCAACCCTTTCTATACAATCTACCTGACCACTGCCAAAAAAGACAGATTGAGTGTAGTAAAAGTATTGCAAAATGCCACAGAACTGGAGTTGATTCTCAATCAACTTACAGACAATTTAGTGGAGACTTTCCAAATCCCGACTAAATGGAAAAATGCTCTTAAACTATTACCTCAAGAAACTGTGTTGAGTGAAGCAGAGTTTAATACTCTACTTGATACATATCTACCCAAACTAGGTTCTCAACACCGGACTCGGATTATAGAAGCAGCAGCGATTGCTTTTTATCATCAACAAACTGATTGGCCAGTGGTGCAAACTCTCGTTTGTGATGATGCTCCTCAGTTCAAATTACTGACTGATAATATCGCTTTGTGTTGGGTGCATGAAGGACGACATTACAAAAAGTTGACCCCTTATGTTGCTTGTCACCAAAAAGCTCTTGATAAATTCCTGGATGATTTCTGGGATTACTACCGAGACTTGCTGGCTTACAAAGATGCACCCAGTCAACAGATGGCAGAAAAACTCCGGTCTGAGTTTTGGAAACTTTTCGATACTCAAACCGGTTATCAACAGTTGGATGAGCGAAAACAATTAACGCTGCTGAAAATTTCGGAGTTGCTTTTAGTCTTAGAGCATCCTGAATTACCTTTGCATAATAATCCGGCGGAGTTAGCTGCTAGGACAATGGTGCAACGGCGTAATATTAGTTATGCCACTCAAACTCTAGAAGGTACTCAGGCTTGGGATACTTTTATGTCTCTTGTTGCTACTACTCGTAAGTTGGGAATTAGCTTTTTTGAGTATATCCGTGACCGGATTTCTCAGGTTGGGAATATTCCTTCTTTAGCAACTATTATTCAGGAAAAATCTGCTCTCAATCCTTTTGGTTTTTCATTGATGACTGAAGAACTCCTTACCCCGGAATATTGA
- a CDS encoding type II toxin-antitoxin system VapC family toxin, with protein MICVDANFVVKLINNPSENSPYLALWDNWEQTQTTIIAPNLLCYEVTNVFHRMQLAKQLLKTEAQNALNLALNLPIQFYSDRQLHQEAGEVAQQFNLSATYDAHYLALAQRFQAYFYTGDKRLFNTVSSVFSWVHLVE; from the coding sequence TTGATTTGTGTAGATGCTAATTTCGTAGTTAAATTAATTAATAATCCCTCTGAAAATTCACCCTATTTGGCGTTATGGGATAACTGGGAGCAAACTCAAACCACGATTATTGCTCCGAATCTCTTATGCTACGAAGTCACGAATGTATTTCATCGAATGCAACTGGCAAAACAACTATTGAAGACAGAAGCCCAAAATGCTCTCAACCTTGCTCTAAATTTACCCATTCAGTTTTACAGCGATCGCCAACTGCATCAAGAAGCCGGGGAAGTCGCGCAACAATTTAACCTTTCCGCTACTTATGATGCTCATTATTTAGCATTAGCTCAAAGATTTCAGGCATATTTTTATACGGGTGATAAACGCCTATTTAACACGGTTAGTTCTGTTTTTTCCTGGGTTCATCTAGTTGAATAA
- a CDS encoding transposase gives MSNILNYIEENPKQTQRLIGLEYEQLQQLIINGERLYHEKKALLESKKVRIIAGGGGRKPKLSISEQIILTLVYLRHLTTFQLLGIQFEVSESTANDTFNYWLPNLRELLPSSLLEQVKKNASDYEVVKEMLTEYELIVDSYEQVRERPRDNDEQKKYFSGKKSNHTFKTQMIILPDASDIVDVVAGEPGPKSDITLFREYRSEFDAKQRFKGDKAYLGEDLITTPIKKPRNQELTTEQKEQNKIFSSKRIFVEHRIRSVKIFRVVQERFRLNTRKYKQVILTICGLVRLRIRGLILPLEISAISSG, from the coding sequence ATGAGCAATATACTGAATTACATTGAAGAGAATCCTAAACAAACCCAAAGGTTAATAGGTCTGGAATATGAACAGTTACAACAATTAATCATAAATGGGGAAAGATTATATCATGAAAAAAAAGCTTTACTGGAATCTAAGAAAGTGAGAATTATTGCTGGTGGAGGAGGTCGGAAACCAAAATTATCTATTTCTGAACAAATCATTTTAACTTTAGTGTATCTCCGACATCTGACAACCTTTCAACTTCTAGGTATTCAGTTTGAAGTAAGTGAGTCTACAGCCAACGATACGTTTAACTATTGGTTGCCTAACTTGCGAGAATTACTGCCATCAAGTTTGCTTGAACAAGTAAAAAAAAACGCTTCTGACTATGAAGTAGTAAAAGAAATGCTCACAGAATATGAATTAATAGTAGATAGCTATGAACAAGTCAGAGAAAGACCTAGAGACAATGATGAACAAAAGAAATATTTTTCAGGTAAGAAGAGTAATCATACATTTAAAACTCAAATGATTATTTTACCTGATGCTAGTGATATCGTTGATGTTGTGGCAGGTGAACCTGGTCCAAAAAGCGATATAACTTTGTTCCGAGAATATCGTTCAGAGTTTGATGCCAAACAAAGATTTAAAGGAGATAAGGCATATCTTGGAGAAGATTTAATTACAACTCCAATTAAGAAACCAAGAAATCAAGAACTAACAACTGAACAGAAAGAACAGAACAAAATATTTTCATCTAAACGAATCTTTGTTGAACATCGAATACGGTCAGTCAAAATCTTTCGAGTTGTCCAAGAGAGATTTAGGTTAAATACCCGCAAATATAAGCAAGTAATTTTGACGATTTGTGGGCTAGTAAGGTTACGGATTCGAGGGCTAATATTACCATTAGAAATATCAGCTATATCATCAGGTTAA
- a CDS encoding metal ABC transporter solute-binding protein, Zn/Mn family: protein MSKKLPNNICLRLGFFFLTIGFFGCGNQSVNTSFTQTSTTVNENLPKVVATTSVLCDLAKQVAENTINLNCIIPPNTNAQDYQPKPEDLTAIEEAKLIFYNGYNLEPALIKIITATNTPTTKIAVSQVALPKARQFQVNGRSVTNPYIWNHPQNAIKMVEVINNNLKKLSPSDADIYQENTKRIITELAQIDSWIKSRIASIPKDRLKVVTTNNAIDYYTKAYGIPSASFGTEEQATNQRIKNLVQYVQKSKVPTIFLETTVNPELMESVAAEANVKLSERQLYTKGLGEPGSDADTYQKMMFANTRTIVEGLGGTYLIFPPRIQQSQQ from the coding sequence ATGTCAAAAAAACTACCAAATAATATTTGCTTACGACTTGGATTTTTCTTTTTAACAATTGGATTTTTCGGATGTGGAAATCAATCTGTAAATACATCCTTCACTCAAACTTCTACCACAGTCAATGAAAATCTTCCTAAAGTTGTAGCTACTACTAGTGTACTCTGCGACTTAGCTAAACAAGTTGCAGAAAATACAATTAATCTTAATTGTATCATTCCTCCTAATACAAATGCCCAAGATTATCAACCAAAACCAGAAGACCTGACAGCGATTGAAGAAGCGAAATTAATTTTTTATAATGGTTACAATCTAGAGCCAGCATTAATTAAAATAATTACAGCAACAAACACTCCAACGACTAAAATAGCTGTTAGTCAAGTTGCACTTCCTAAAGCACGACAATTTCAGGTAAATGGTCGCTCAGTAACTAATCCTTATATTTGGAATCATCCCCAGAATGCAATAAAAATGGTGGAAGTTATTAATAACAACTTAAAGAAATTATCCCCCAGCGATGCAGATATTTATCAAGAAAATACCAAACGAATTATAACTGAACTCGCACAGATAGATAGTTGGATAAAATCAAGAATTGCGAGTATTCCTAAAGATAGACTGAAAGTAGTAACAACCAATAATGCCATCGATTATTACACCAAGGCTTATGGTATTCCTTCAGCCAGTTTTGGCACTGAAGAACAAGCTACAAATCAACGTATCAAAAATTTGGTGCAATACGTTCAAAAGTCGAAAGTACCAACAATTTTTCTAGAGACGACAGTGAATCCTGAGTTAATGGAGTCTGTAGCAGCAGAAGCAAATGTTAAATTATCAGAAAGACAACTATATACTAAAGGGTTGGGAGAACCGGGAAGTGATGCAGATACCTATCAAAAGATGATGTTTGCCAATACACGCACTATTGTAGAAGGTTTAGGCGGAACATACTTAATTTTTCCACCCAGAATTCAACAGTCACAACAGTAG
- a CDS encoding WD40 repeat domain-containing protein: MNLTTSKSKEFEEHYSGTLAEYVTAIAWSPLGDTLAATSAAGEVVLWQDGELTTLQSGEGQSVDCVAFSRDGQFLAVGGQDGRVKIWRGQELITTLENAPAWVDKLAWNHVNNQLAFSLGRYVQVWDADNREVVVTLNFADSSVLSIDWRIDGEYLAVGGNQGIKIWHSQNWEEEPYLLSMPTVSVAMGWSTDGKFLASGNMDRSVTVLEWNNPDPWVMRGFPGKIRQLAWSEITTKVGAPLLATSSVEGIVVWEKLEDENLGWEARVLTNHVGVINAIAFAPQSSLLASAATDGWLCLWNKAQEVSQILTGVADGFSTLAWHPQGKLLAAGGDKGEIFIWSKVLRGKGFGRS, translated from the coding sequence ATGAACCTCACAACTAGCAAATCAAAAGAATTTGAAGAACACTATTCCGGGACATTAGCAGAGTATGTAACTGCGATCGCCTGGTCGCCATTAGGTGATACTCTAGCTGCAACCTCGGCGGCTGGGGAAGTGGTACTGTGGCAAGATGGCGAATTAACAACTTTGCAAAGTGGTGAAGGTCAATCAGTTGATTGTGTGGCTTTCTCCAGGGATGGTCAATTTTTAGCCGTTGGGGGACAGGATGGACGGGTGAAAATTTGGCGGGGACAGGAATTAATTACCACCTTAGAAAATGCCCCTGCTTGGGTGGATAAGCTAGCTTGGAATCATGTTAATAACCAGTTGGCTTTTAGTTTAGGGCGTTATGTCCAAGTTTGGGATGCTGATAATCGTGAGGTGGTTGTCACCCTGAATTTTGCTGACTCCTCCGTCTTGAGTATTGATTGGCGGATTGATGGGGAATATCTAGCCGTTGGTGGAAACCAAGGAATCAAAATTTGGCACTCTCAAAACTGGGAGGAAGAACCATATCTTCTCAGTATGCCTACTGTTAGCGTCGCTATGGGTTGGTCAACTGATGGCAAATTTCTCGCCTCCGGTAACATGGATCGCAGCGTCACTGTTTTGGAATGGAATAATCCCGATCCTTGGGTGATGCGGGGCTTCCCAGGTAAGATTCGTCAATTGGCTTGGTCAGAAATTACTACCAAAGTAGGTGCGCCATTGTTAGCTACTTCCAGTGTAGAAGGGATTGTGGTCTGGGAAAAGCTAGAGGATGAGAACTTGGGTTGGGAAGCGAGAGTTTTGACTAATCATGTGGGTGTGATTAATGCGATCGCTTTTGCACCTCAAAGTTCTCTGTTGGCTTCGGCGGCTACAGATGGCTGGTTGTGCTTGTGGAACAAAGCCCAGGAAGTATCCCAAATCCTCACAGGCGTTGCTGATGGCTTTTCTACCTTAGCTTGGCATCCCCAAGGTAAATTATTAGCCGCAGGTGGTGACAAAGGAGAAATCTTCATTTGGTCAAAAGTGTTACGCGGTAAAGGCTTTGGGCGCAGTTAA
- a CDS encoding CobW family GTP-binding protein produces MVADVMINSVPVTVLTGYLGAGKTTLLNHILTYEHGKKVAVIVNEFGEVGIDNQLVIDADEEIFEMNNGCICCTVRGDLIRIIGNLMKRRDKFDHLVIETTGLADPAPVIQTFFVDEDMQSQLSLDAVVTVVDAKHIWQHWDADEAQEQIAFADVILLNKTDLVTPAELDELEKRIRSMNAMAKIHRTHNSELAMDALLGVNAFDLDRALEIDPNFLGEDTHEHDDSVFSVALVESGELDGQKLNAWLSELLRTQGPDIFRMKGILNIAGEDNRFVFQGVHMILDGRPDRPWKASEKRKNELVFIGRNLDEAQLKQDFLACMAAE; encoded by the coding sequence ATGGTTGCTGACGTAATGATAAATTCAGTTCCCGTGACTGTTTTGACTGGCTATTTAGGAGCAGGTAAAACAACTCTACTTAATCACATCCTCACCTACGAACACGGCAAGAAAGTTGCTGTAATCGTCAATGAATTTGGGGAAGTAGGCATTGATAATCAATTAGTAATTGATGCCGATGAAGAAATATTTGAGATGAACAATGGCTGTATTTGTTGTACAGTCAGAGGTGATTTAATTCGCATCATTGGTAATCTGATGAAGCGACGCGATAAGTTTGACCATTTAGTTATAGAAACAACTGGATTAGCCGACCCTGCACCAGTAATTCAGACATTCTTTGTAGATGAAGATATGCAAAGCCAACTGTCTTTAGATGCAGTGGTGACAGTAGTTGATGCCAAGCATATTTGGCAGCATTGGGATGCAGACGAAGCGCAAGAACAGATTGCCTTTGCCGATGTAATTTTACTTAACAAAACAGATTTAGTTACCCCAGCAGAATTAGATGAATTAGAAAAGCGGATTCGGTCGATGAATGCGATGGCGAAAATCCACCGCACCCACAACTCAGAATTAGCAATGGATGCTTTATTAGGGGTGAACGCTTTTGATTTAGATCGCGCTTTAGAAATAGATCCCAATTTTTTGGGCGAAGATACCCACGAACATGATGATAGTGTCTTTTCTGTAGCCTTGGTAGAGTCAGGGGAACTGGATGGGCAGAAATTAAATGCTTGGCTGTCGGAATTATTGCGTACCCAAGGCCCAGATATCTTTCGGATGAAAGGCATCTTAAATATTGCCGGCGAAGATAATAGATTTGTCTTCCAAGGTGTGCATATGATATTGGATGGCAGACCTGATCGACCCTGGAAAGCTAGCGAGAAACGTAAAAACGAACTAGTTTTCATCGGTCGCAATCTCGATGAAGCCCAATTAAAACAAGATTTTCTTGCTTGTATGGCAGCTGAGTAG
- a CDS encoding all3515 family Zur-repressed PEP-CTERM protein: MVSKYTSFWHKQASLAVGFFAAAPLVVSTAIAPAQAHDDTEYYIGLDGLQVLTSGTYAGLDNPNYNRLTFLTAHRGANPASNHFHSIGTYSYLGSVDSPSINKTSANNRIPETYTGIPPLKLLPGTGIYAGRLISYDTHEEYSNLNIQSITSLAGATEEDDQYLFNSSRGRWQSSLAGATIGLQLLEISRGLNIANEAGVNILNTPGDIYTLGSGDDFSFTPTFWTQKTATPGTYSATFKLVDLSSNNYLESGTFSFDFRVEKVPEPSTTIALGFAGLLALSISHLKKRTVKSLN, translated from the coding sequence GTGGTTTCAAAATACACTAGCTTTTGGCACAAGCAAGCCTCTCTTGCTGTTGGCTTTTTTGCTGCTGCGCCATTAGTTGTATCTACGGCTATTGCACCTGCACAAGCTCATGATGATACTGAATATTACATTGGCTTAGATGGGTTACAAGTTCTCACAAGCGGGACATATGCAGGATTAGATAACCCGAACTACAACCGTTTGACCTTCTTAACTGCACACCGGGGAGCAAACCCTGCGAGTAATCATTTTCATAGTATTGGGACTTATAGTTACTTAGGTTCTGTAGATAGCCCAAGTATTAATAAAACCAGTGCTAATAACAGAATCCCTGAGACTTATACAGGTATTCCCCCACTAAAATTATTACCGGGTACAGGGATTTATGCTGGTCGCTTGATTAGCTATGATACTCATGAAGAGTATAGCAATCTAAACATCCAATCCATAACATCTTTAGCAGGTGCTACAGAAGAAGACGACCAGTATTTATTTAATAGTTCTCGTGGTCGTTGGCAGTCGTCTCTGGCGGGTGCAACAATTGGTCTACAGTTGCTGGAAATTAGTCGTGGATTGAATATTGCGAATGAGGCGGGTGTAAATATACTCAATACACCTGGTGATATTTATACCCTCGGTAGTGGTGATGATTTTTCCTTTACCCCTACTTTTTGGACTCAGAAAACAGCAACACCCGGTACTTATTCTGCAACATTTAAGCTGGTGGATTTAAGTAGTAATAACTATTTAGAGTCTGGTACATTTAGCTTTGATTTTCGAGTTGAGAAAGTACCAGAACCTTCTACTACTATTGCTTTAGGATTCGCTGGTTTATTAGCTTTGTCTATTTCTCATCTGAAAAAACGCACTGTAAAAAGTTTGAATTAG
- a CDS encoding alpha/beta fold hydrolase produces the protein MSTSLLSTYDPTGFGGVVQEYLWQWENKPLRVVYETLGNGSPLLLLPAFSSVSTRQEIAGLARLLAPHFQVVSLDWPGFGQSSRPSIDYRPEIYQQFLGDFVQAVFTTPITVIAAGHAAGYVLRLAKQQPDTFSKIVLIAPTWRGPLPTMGANRLLAGVVRGLVRSPILGQILYKLNTTPSFLRFMYRRHVFVDTAKLTPSFMEKKWESTQKPGARFASAAFVTGNIDAVHNQSDFLALVQSLSVPLMVVIAESSPPKSRAEMEAVAALPGLRSVVLPGSLGMHEEYPAEIFAAIEDFLHH, from the coding sequence ATGTCTACCAGTTTATTATCAACCTATGACCCTACTGGATTTGGTGGAGTAGTTCAAGAATATCTCTGGCAATGGGAAAATAAACCATTGCGCGTTGTTTATGAAACTCTGGGCAATGGTTCACCTCTATTACTATTGCCAGCTTTTAGCAGCGTATCCACCCGTCAAGAAATTGCTGGATTGGCTAGACTACTAGCTCCTCATTTTCAAGTAGTATCTCTAGACTGGCCGGGATTTGGGCAATCTTCACGCCCTAGTATAGATTACCGACCAGAGATTTATCAGCAATTTCTGGGGGATTTCGTTCAGGCTGTTTTTACTACCCCCATAACTGTCATAGCGGCTGGTCATGCTGCTGGTTATGTGTTGCGACTAGCAAAACAACAGCCAGATACTTTTTCAAAGATTGTCTTGATTGCACCTACTTGGCGTGGCCCTTTACCGACAATGGGGGCAAATCGACTCTTAGCTGGCGTAGTTAGGGGATTAGTGCGATCGCCTATTCTCGGTCAAATTCTCTACAAACTCAATACCACGCCCTCATTCTTAAGGTTTATGTATCGTCGCCATGTGTTTGTCGATACAGCGAAACTCACACCCAGTTTCATGGAAAAGAAATGGGAATCAACCCAAAAACCTGGTGCTAGGTTTGCTTCTGCGGCTTTTGTAACTGGCAATATTGACGCAGTACACAATCAATCCGACTTTTTAGCACTTGTACAGTCCTTATCTGTCCCCCTCATGGTAGTTATTGCAGAATCCAGTCCCCCCAAATCACGCGCCGAGATGGAAGCTGTAGCCGCACTCCCAGGTTTGAGAAGTGTTGTACTTCCCGGTTCTTTGGGAATGCACGAGGAATACCCAGCAGAGATTTTTGCAGCCATTGAGGATTTTTTACATCATTAA
- a CDS encoding SufE family protein, translating to MSSTLDSLPPALAKIVQRFQRATDPKRRYEQLIWYAQKMPEFPETAKVPENKVPGCVSQVYVTATLHDGKVTYQGDSDSQLTKGLLALLIEGLNELAPTAIVELTPDFIQATGLNVSLTPSRANGFYNIFKTMQKKALECKLDLPN from the coding sequence ATGTCTTCAACTTTAGACTCTTTACCGCCTGCTCTAGCTAAAATTGTCCAGCGTTTTCAACGAGCGACCGACCCAAAACGACGCTATGAACAACTCATCTGGTATGCTCAAAAGATGCCAGAGTTCCCAGAAACTGCTAAAGTTCCCGAAAATAAAGTCCCTGGTTGTGTTTCGCAAGTATATGTGACTGCAACTTTGCATGATGGTAAGGTGACATATCAGGGTGATTCTGATTCACAATTGACGAAAGGATTACTCGCCCTATTAATTGAAGGCTTAAACGAACTAGCACCTACGGCGATTGTGGAACTCACACCAGATTTTATCCAAGCCACTGGTTTAAATGTCAGCCTCACCCCTTCCCGCGCTAATGGGTTTTATAACATTTTTAAAACTATGCAGAAAAAAGCGTTGGAATGTAAGTTAGACCTGCCAAACTAA
- the nifH gene encoding nitrogenase iron protein produces the protein MSIDKKIRQIAFYGKGGIGKSTTSQNTLAAMAEMGQRILIVGCDPKADSTRLMLHSKAQTTVLHLAAERGAVEDLELEEVMLTGFRGVKCVESGGPEPGVGCAGRGIITAINFLEENGAYQDVDFVSYDVLGDVVCGGFAMPIRENKAQEIYIVTSGEMMAMYAANNIARGILKYAHTGGVRLGGLICNSRNVDREIELIETLAKRLNTQMIHYVPRDNIVQHAELRRMTVNEYAPDSKQGNEYRTLATKIINNDNLKIPTPIEMEELEELLIEFGILESEENAAKMLAATSEPTAK, from the coding sequence ATGAGTATCGACAAAAAAATCAGACAGATAGCTTTCTACGGTAAGGGCGGTATTGGTAAGTCTACTACTTCTCAAAACACCTTGGCAGCAATGGCAGAAATGGGTCAACGCATCCTAATTGTAGGTTGTGACCCTAAAGCTGACTCCACCCGTTTGATGCTGCACTCTAAAGCTCAAACCACAGTTCTGCACTTGGCTGCTGAACGTGGCGCAGTTGAAGACCTAGAACTCGAAGAAGTAATGTTAACCGGCTTCCGTGGTGTGAAGTGCGTGGAGTCTGGTGGACCAGAACCCGGTGTAGGTTGTGCTGGTCGTGGTATTATTACCGCCATCAACTTCTTAGAAGAAAATGGTGCTTACCAAGACGTTGACTTTGTATCTTATGACGTACTAGGTGACGTTGTATGTGGTGGTTTCGCGATGCCTATCCGCGAAAACAAAGCACAAGAAATCTACATCGTGACATCAGGTGAAATGATGGCGATGTACGCTGCAAACAACATCGCTCGTGGTATTTTGAAATATGCCCACACAGGTGGTGTACGTTTAGGTGGTTTGATTTGTAACAGCCGGAACGTTGACAGAGAAATCGAATTGATCGAAACTCTGGCGAAACGGTTGAACACCCAAATGATTCACTATGTACCTCGTGACAACATTGTTCAACACGCTGAATTGCGCCGGATGACCGTTAACGAGTACGCACCCGACAGTAAGCAAGGTAACGAATACCGGACATTGGCTACCAAAATCATCAACAACGACAATCTCAAAATTCCTACCCCAATTGAAATGGAAGAACTAGAAGAGTTGTTGATTGAGTTCGGTATTCTAGAAAGCGAAGAAAATGCTGCAAAAATGCTTGCTGCAACTTCTGAACCCACTGCTAAGTAA
- the psaK gene encoding photosystem I reaction center subunit PsaK, translating to MLTSTLLAAATAPLEWSPTVGILMIVANIFAITFGKFSIKYPSSEPALPSSNLFGGFGLPALLATTAFGHILGVGLILGLHYLGRF from the coding sequence GTGTTAACTTCAACCTTACTCGCTGCTGCAACCGCACCCCTAGAATGGAGTCCCACCGTCGGGATTTTGATGATTGTTGCCAATATCTTTGCCATCACCTTTGGCAAATTCAGCATCAAGTATCCCAGTTCAGAGCCAGCTTTACCTTCTTCTAATCTCTTCGGTGGCTTTGGTTTACCCGCTTTATTAGCGACTACAGCCTTTGGTCATATCTTAGGAGTAGGTCTTATTTTAGGACTACATTATCTAGGTAGATTTTAG